In Candidatus Binataceae bacterium, the DNA window GCCGCGCACGACGCCCGGGCCGATCGGGCAGAAACCATCCATCCCTTTGACCCGCAGCATCGAGTTCATGTCAGTCTCGCGAAAATCGTGGCATCCGACGTCGTTGGCCGGCGCGAAGCCGGCCAGGTAGTCCCATACTTCCTCGGGTCTGAGATTGCGCATCGGCTTGGCCACGACCGCCGCGATTTCTCCTTCGTAGTTGAGATACTGGCAACCGGCCGGGCGATTCAGGATTCCCCGATGCGAGTTGAGCGCGGTGGTCGGCTTTTGAAAGTAGGTCGGCGTGACCTGCTGCGGGGCGTTGAATTCGACCCGCCGTGATTCGTAGTTCAGGTGCACACAGATGATTTTTGAGGGCTTGCATGGGGGCAGATATACGGCCTGCGCCTCGGGGATGCGGCGCCCGTCGCCCAGAAGCAGGGTGTCGCCCGACGGACGTACCCACTTGGCCTGGCCTTCGTGCAGGATGCGCCGCCATTCCTCCCGCTCACCTGTCAGCACGCTCATGGCCGCTCCTTTTTTTTCACCCGGGAACTAAGTCAGTCCCGCGTTTGACTTTTGATGTTCGAGGGCGCGATCGCTGCTCCGGCGCCCGCTGCGCGGGGTTTCGCATCTTGCGCGGCATCGCGCATCGCAGATGAAGGCCGATCGATTCGCGCAGCCACTTTTCGGATTCCGCGCGCGAATGCGCCCCGCCCAGCCACGTTTTCAGCGTGAAGATGTAGAGCGCGAAACAATTGCGGGCGAGCGCAAGCGCGGGAACGTCCTTCGCGAATTCGTGGCGCGCCTGGGCTTGCTCGATGACGGCCGCCATCCGCGCGTACCAGCCGCGCAGAAACGCGTCGGTACGCTCCTTCAGCCGCCGCTCGACGAAGGTCAGCTCCTTGACGAAGACGCGCGCCAGTTCGGGATCGGGCTCGTGATAACGAATCGCGGCGTTGAAGACGTGCAGGAGCTGGTCCAGCAGCGGAGCGTCACCCGGCATGCTCGCGAAAGCCGCGTCGAGCGTGCTGCCGAGCTCTTCGAGGAAAATTTCAACCAGCAGCTCCTCTTTGCTGCTGGTGTAGAGAAAGAGCGTGCCCGCGCCGATATCGGCGCGCTCGGCGATGTCGCGGGTGCGGGTGGCCTTGAAGCCGCGGCGGGCGAATAGCTCGCGCGCGGCGCGCTTGATGGCGCCGAGCTTTTCGCGCTTCTTGCGTTCGGTTCGGCTGAGCGGCGCATCCGCCTCGGACGGCTCGTGCGGCGTGCGCTCGGCGATGAGGGGTGCCATCAGAAATGAGCCTGCTCAGTTCTGGCCGGGCTCACAATGGGCCGCCACTCCGCTTATGTCAAGCCGCAAAGATCGGGCGGGCGCGCCGGCTGCGAGATTCTCGACGCTGATCGGACTTCGTGCAAGTATGGGCGCGCAATTTTTGGGGGGCGGGCAAGCGAAAAATCTTGGGAGGACGAGAAACATGCTGAAAGCCGGCTATTTCCCATGCACGCAGGATCCACCGCGCGGCGAGAATATCGGCAAGGTGCTGCGCGAGGCGATCGTTGAGGCGCAGGTCGCCGAGCAGAGCGGGTTCGACAGCTGCCTGTTCAGCGAACATCACCAGCAGGAAGACGCTTACATTCCCAACGTGATCCTGATGGCCGGGATGGTGGGCGTGAACACCACCAAAATCCGGGTCGGCACGTGCGTGACCCTGATTCCGCTCTGGCATCCGGTGCACGCCGCCGAGGACGCGGCGATCGTCGATCAGATAACCGGCGGGCGGATGATCCTGAGCGTCGGCGTCGGCTATCAGGAGCGCGACTTCAGCGCCTTCGGGCTCTCGATCAGCGAGCGCGCGGGCCGCAGCGAAGAGGGGGTCGAAGTCGTCAAGAAGTGCTGGACCGAAGAGCGCTTCTCCTATCGCGGCAAGTTCTACCAGCTCGACAACGTGATGATCACGCCCAAGCCGTTTCAGAAGCCGCGTCCGCCGATCTGGATGGCGGCGTGGACCAATGTCGGGCTCAAGCGCGCGGCGCGGATCGCCGACGCCTGGATCACCTCGCCGCTCGAACACGTGCAGGTGATCAAGCAATTCGCCAATCTCTACCGCGAGGAGACGCGCAAGCAGGGCAAGACTCCCTACCTTGTCCTGATGCGTGACGTGCTGGTTTCGGACTCGTGGGAGGCGGCGCGGCGCGAGAGCGAGCCGCTGATGTACACGCACAGGTTCTACTTCCGCAACAACGGCTACGCGATGGACGACGTGATAAAGAACGTCAAGTCGGAGGAACAGTGGACCTTCGACGTCGCGGCGCCCAACCGCTTCATCGCGGGGTCGCCCAAGGACTGCCTCCAGCAACTCCAGATGTGGCAGAAAGAGGTGCAGCCGGATTACCTGGTCCTGCGTATGCGCCATCCGGGCGGCCCCTCGCACGAACGCGTCAAGCAGGCAATCTCGACCTTCGGGCGCGAGGTGCTGCCCAAACTGTGACGCGGCGCCGAATCGCTGGGATGAAAACGCTGGCGGGCTTATCACCGACGAGTCGGGCGGCGAGGGATCTCGCCGCGGAGGTGCGCGTATGAAGGCAGTCGGCGCTCCGGTTCCGGGGCTGCAAAGCCGCAACCTGGTCGCGGGACGCGGCACGTACGTGGCGGATATTCGGCTCGAAGGGATGCTGCATGCGGCCTTCGTGCGCAGCCCGTACGCGCACGCGCTCATCAGGCGCGTTGACACGCGCGCGGCCGAGGCCGTCGCGGGTGTGGCCGCCGTGGTGGCGGGAGAGGAGATTCGGCGCAACACCAGGCCGATTCCTCATCCCTACGACCGCGCGAGTATCGGCGCGCGCAGCTTCGATTGTTACGCGCTGTGCACCGAGCGCGTGCGCTTCGTCGGCGAAGCGGTCGCGGTGGTCGTTGCCGAGGACAAGTACACGGCGCGCAAGGCTGCCGACCTGGTCGAGGTCGATTACGAGGAACTGCCGGTCGTCGCCGACCCGGAGGAGGGGATGAAGCCGGACGCGCCGCGGCTGGAGCCGTCGTGGGACGACAACCTGATGCTCCGGCACACGACGAACGCAGGCGACGTCGAGGGCGCCTTCGCGCGCGCTGACGGGCGGATCGAGGGATGCCTGCGGACCCAGCGCTACTGCGCGTCGCCGATGGAGCCGCGCGGCTACCTTGCCCGCTACGACGGGTTTCGCGATCAGCTGACGTTCTGGGCCTCAACCCAGAGCCCGCATCCGCTGCGCACGTTCCTTTCGGTCATCCTTGGCATGCCCGAGTCGAATATTCGCGTGATTCAGCCCAACGTCGGCGGCGGCTTCGGCTCCAAGATTCCGACCTACCAGGAGGAGCCGGTAGTCGCCTACTTGGCGCGCAAGCTCAGGCGGCCGGTGCGATGGATCGAGGAGCGCGGCGAGAACCTGATGGTCGGCGGCCACGCCCGCGAGCAGCGCGTCTATTACGAAGCCGCATACCGCAAGGACGGCACGGTCACCGGGCTCAAGGTGCGAATTGTCGCCGACGTCGGCGCGCCGGCGGCGCTCGCCGGATGGGAGATGTCGCTGGTCACGACGTTTTGCATCCCGACCGTGTACAGGATTCCCAACTGCCACATCGAGCTGTTCCCGGTCGCGACCAACAAATGCCCGTGGAATGCCTATCGCGGCTACGGCAAGGAAACGGCTTCGTTCCTGATGGACCGCGTGATGGACGGCGTCGCGCGCGCCACCGGACTGGATCGCTCCGAGGTGCGGTTTCGCAATTTCATCCAGCCGCACGAATTTCCTTACCGCCAGGTCAGCGGGGTGATTCTCGACAGCGGCAATTATCCGCAGGCGCTCAGGCGCGTGCTCGAGATGATCGGCTACGAGCAGTTTCCCGCGCTCCAGGAGCGGGCCCGCCGCGAGGGCCGTTACATCGGGCTGGGAATCGGGCAGGAACTGATCGCCGAGGGCTGCGCGCTGCCGACCTCGATGATGGTCTCCGGCTACGACGGCGCGACGGTACGTATCAATCCGTCCGGCCAGGTCACCGTGCTTACCGGCGTGACCTCGCCCGGCAGCGGCAACGAAACCGGAATTGCGCAGGTGGCGGCCGACGCGCTTGGCATCGACGTAAGCAACGTGCGTGTGGTCCAGGGCGACACCGAAACCTGCCCCTGGGGACTTGGCAATTACAGCTCGCGCAGCCTCATCATGGGCGGTTCGGCGGCGCACGTCGCGGCGCTCGAATTGCGCGAGAAGATCCTGCGGGTGGCGGGTCGGATGCTCGAGGTTCTACCGGGCGATCTGGAAATCGGCGGCGGCCGAATCTATCCGCACGGAGCGCCTGAGCGGTTCATCACCTTCAACGAAGTCGTGCGCACTATCTACTACGAGCCCTTCGGCCCTCACGCCAAGGAGGTCGAGCCCGGCCTCGAAAGCACGCGCTACTTCCGCCATCCCAACATCTACCATCCGGGCGACCCCGAGGGCCGCTTCAGCGCTTACCCGTCATGGCCGAACGCGGCGGTGGCGTGCATCGTGGAGGTCGATCCGGAGACCGGCGTGCTCAAGGTGCTCCGCTGCTGCATGGTGCATGACAGCGGCACCGTGATAAATCCGCTGCTCGCTGAAGGCAACGTTCACGGCGGCGTGGCCCAGGGCCTCGGCGGCGCCCTCTACGAGCATCTGGTTTACGACGAAAACGGCCAGTTCAAGACCGCCACCTTCATGGACTACACGCTGCCCACCGCGGTCGAGGTGCCGCCGTTCGAGTTCGAACACCAGGAGACGCGCTCGCCGTTTACGCCGCTCGGCCACAAGGGGGTGGGCGAGTCGGGCGTGGCGGGGATCCTCGGCGCCGTATGCGGCGCAGTGGAGAACGCGCTGCCCCATCTCAACTTGCGTTTGCAGGAGATGCCGCTCAAGCCGCTGCAACTGTGGCAGGCGATTCGCGACGCCGAGGCGGCGGCCCGGTGAGACGATGATTACCCAAGAGTTCGACTTCCACGCGCCGCGCCGGCTCGACGAGGTGCTGCGCCTGCTTGCCGACAACGGCGAGGGTGCAAAGCTGCTCGCTGGCGGGATGAGCCTGGTACCGATGATGACGCTGGGGCTGGTGCAGCCGCGGATGGTTGTCAGTCTCAACCACGTCGCCGGCCTAGCCTACGTCAGGGAGGATGCCGGAGCGCTGGTTATCGGCGCCGGGACGACGCACGCCGAGGTCGCGCGCGATCCGTTGATCGCGCGCCATTGTCCGCTCTTGGCCGACGCCGCGCGCCATATCGGCGACGTCCAGGTGCGCAATCGCGGGACGATCGGTGGCAGCCTCGCGCACGCCGATCCCGCCGCCGACTATCTGCCGGTGATGGCGGTTGTCGGAGCTCGGATGATCGTTCGCGGCGTGAAGGACCGCCGCGAAATTCCCGCCGACGCATTCTTTACCGGCCTGATGCAGACCGCGGTCGGGCCGCAGGAAATGTTGGTGGAAATCGCGGTTCCCAAGACGCAGGCGCGCGGCGCGTATCGGCGGCTGCATCGGATCGAGGGCAACTTCGCGATCGTGAATGCTGCGGCGATGGTCGA includes these proteins:
- a CDS encoding fumarylacetoacetate hydrolase family protein, with protein sequence MSVLTGEREEWRRILHEGQAKWVRPSGDTLLLGDGRRIPEAQAVYLPPCKPSKIICVHLNYESRRVEFNAPQQVTPTYFQKPTTALNSHRGILNRPAGCQYLNYEGEIAAVVAKPMRNLRPEEVWDYLAGFAPANDVGCHDFRETDMNSMLRVKGMDGFCPIGPGVVRGVDVRKATLRTYLNGREVQHGNVGEEMLFGIDYLLADLCRHITLLAGDIILTGTPANSRPMKPGDLVEVEVSGVGRLSNTVAEIPAPAHRVGHQPTTADSVRRVALGSDFKKPNSN
- a CDS encoding helix-turn-helix domain-containing protein, translated to MAPLIAERTPHEPSEADAPLSRTERKKREKLGAIKRAARELFARRGFKATRTRDIAERADIGAGTLFLYTSSKEELLVEIFLEELGSTLDAAFASMPGDAPLLDQLLHVFNAAIRYHEPDPELARVFVKELTFVERRLKERTDAFLRGWYARMAAVIEQAQARHEFAKDVPALALARNCFALYIFTLKTWLGGAHSRAESEKWLRESIGLHLRCAMPRKMRNPAQRAPEQRSRPRTSKVKRGTDLVPG
- a CDS encoding LLM class flavin-dependent oxidoreductase, with the translated sequence MLKAGYFPCTQDPPRGENIGKVLREAIVEAQVAEQSGFDSCLFSEHHQQEDAYIPNVILMAGMVGVNTTKIRVGTCVTLIPLWHPVHAAEDAAIVDQITGGRMILSVGVGYQERDFSAFGLSISERAGRSEEGVEVVKKCWTEERFSYRGKFYQLDNVMITPKPFQKPRPPIWMAAWTNVGLKRAARIADAWITSPLEHVQVIKQFANLYREETRKQGKTPYLVLMRDVLVSDSWEAARRESEPLMYTHRFYFRNNGYAMDDVIKNVKSEEQWTFDVAAPNRFIAGSPKDCLQQLQMWQKEVQPDYLVLRMRHPGGPSHERVKQAISTFGREVLPKL
- a CDS encoding xanthine dehydrogenase family protein molybdopterin-binding subunit, yielding MKAVGAPVPGLQSRNLVAGRGTYVADIRLEGMLHAAFVRSPYAHALIRRVDTRAAEAVAGVAAVVAGEEIRRNTRPIPHPYDRASIGARSFDCYALCTERVRFVGEAVAVVVAEDKYTARKAADLVEVDYEELPVVADPEEGMKPDAPRLEPSWDDNLMLRHTTNAGDVEGAFARADGRIEGCLRTQRYCASPMEPRGYLARYDGFRDQLTFWASTQSPHPLRTFLSVILGMPESNIRVIQPNVGGGFGSKIPTYQEEPVVAYLARKLRRPVRWIEERGENLMVGGHAREQRVYYEAAYRKDGTVTGLKVRIVADVGAPAALAGWEMSLVTTFCIPTVYRIPNCHIELFPVATNKCPWNAYRGYGKETASFLMDRVMDGVARATGLDRSEVRFRNFIQPHEFPYRQVSGVILDSGNYPQALRRVLEMIGYEQFPALQERARREGRYIGLGIGQELIAEGCALPTSMMVSGYDGATVRINPSGQVTVLTGVTSPGSGNETGIAQVAADALGIDVSNVRVVQGDTETCPWGLGNYSSRSLIMGGSAAHVAALELREKILRVAGRMLEVLPGDLEIGGGRIYPHGAPERFITFNEVVRTIYYEPFGPHAKEVEPGLESTRYFRHPNIYHPGDPEGRFSAYPSWPNAAVACIVEVDPETGVLKVLRCCMVHDSGTVINPLLAEGNVHGGVAQGLGGALYEHLVYDENGQFKTATFMDYTLPTAVEVPPFEFEHQETRSPFTPLGHKGVGESGVAGILGAVCGAVENALPHLNLRLQEMPLKPLQLWQAIRDAEAAAR
- a CDS encoding xanthine dehydrogenase family protein subunit M → MITQEFDFHAPRRLDEVLRLLADNGEGAKLLAGGMSLVPMMTLGLVQPRMVVSLNHVAGLAYVREDAGALVIGAGTTHAEVARDPLIARHCPLLADAARHIGDVQVRNRGTIGGSLAHADPAADYLPVMAVVGARMIVRGVKDRREIPADAFFTGLMQTAVGPQEMLVEIAVPKTQARGAYRRLHRIEGNFAIVNAAAMVEGAGGAARVAIGGVGHAPVVLDVSAQMRGGASNDALNAIAGRVYEATAGAPEDLNATAEYRRRMASVYARRALAAAAV